Genomic segment of Drosophila simulans strain w501 chromosome 2R, Prin_Dsim_3.1, whole genome shotgun sequence:
CTGACCATTTGTAACCATGaggcaatagtaaacacatGTGGAGGCGCAAGACTTCACAGAGCAATCTCCAAAAGAGTGCCAGAATCAAATCAGGCACTACGTTCGGAGGATAACTCCTATACTATTGGAAGTAAAAAGAAACTTAAGCTACTACTGACAAAACACTTTTCGGGAAGCACGCTTCAAACGGATGGGAATATCCCGGAAACGGCATAAAGTAGACCGCGTGCTACGgattgggccaaagcaaaatcaatagtaacaaCGGAGAGATTAAGATGGATGCAATTGGTACATTccagccctacaaatctcctggtccagatggcattcagccaatcctgctacaacgagcgctaaatcagctcgcagtgtcgatcaggaaaatactgatcagCAGCCTAGCTTTAGGACACATACCTACTGCCTGGAGTGTAGCAaaagtggtcttcattccaaaagctggaaagaaagacaTCACTGATCCTAAGTCGTTTAGACccatcagcttgacatcgtttttgctaaaaacgttggaaaagctagtggatgtcagcattagaagcaATCTGCTTGTCGAGCATCCTCTCCAACGGACGCAGCATGCCTACAGGGCGggcagatcaactgatactgccctatatcacctgaaaagTCTTATTGAGGATTCACTTACTTATAAGGAAgccttcttagacatacagggtgcTTTCGACAATACATCCCATGAGGCTGTCAACGCATCCCTGGCAAGAAGAGGACTAGATGCGACAACCAGCAGATGGATCAATTCACTAATGGCATCTAGGCGAGCCATGGCCACTATAGGAGGACAGTCGTCCacagtatctaccacaaggGTTTGCCCCCAAGGGGGTGTCCTCTCGCCTCTCCTGTCGAGCTTGCTGGTAGACGagttgctggacagactgacccgcAGGGGTATACTTTGCCAAGGCTATGCTGATgatattgtcattatagcTAGAGGTAAATATGAGCAGCGACTGGTTCAAGGAAGTAGGCCTGAGCCTAAATCCTAGCAAAACTAttattgttcctttcacaataggTACAATCTACAGAGAATGATTGTCAGATTGTTGCAtagaggccagcaaagaagttaagtGTCTTGGGATAACCCTTGACTCcaaacttagcttcaaactcaTATCAAAACAATTGATACACTTATcaccagagcacttttcacgcGTAGAAAAATTGCTGGAAAGTCGTGGGGGACctcaccacgcataataagatggctgtaccgcatggtagtcagacccatactaaACTATGGGATAATAGCCTGGggtgatagagcacgccttagcaccactaaggtgaaacttcATAAGCTCCAAAGAATGGCCTGTATATGGATGATAGTAACAATGCGTACCTGTCCACCTGCAGCCCTAAAAGTACTAATGGAGGTAACGCCGCTTCAAATCGTCTTTGAAATGAAACGTaaagccaccctaataagaattgagggagcaggaaatgactgcaacctcacaagaaaggatgctgaaagcctcaaaagggatatcccttttctgatgcaaccaagggatgccagctgagcacaggttcgctcagaacttgagcactcatctcagtaataaaaacagttggacaaccctggggaaagtacaccctatgaaaccacaaacaattaagtggtatacagacggatccctcaccgacgagggaagtAGGCTGGGGGTTGTAGACCCCAGattaaaataccacgaatcaatgggcagatacaccagcatttttcaagctgaagtctgtgctattggacgctgtgcggagttaaatctgcaaaggaactattgtggcaaggacattgctatattgtctgatagtcaagcagccGTAAAGCcgctcagcaaagctaagataacatcCAAGCTAGTAAATTATGTGAGGACGGCCCTAGGCAAACTAGGCGCTTTCAACAAactcaataataataataataaggtgggtcccgggacacaacaacatcccgagaaatgagctagcggacaacctagccagAAAAGGGGTGTTGGTCACCACAAAGTACGGGGCTTTCTAAAGTCACTAGAGCAAGAAAAACGTCTATCCTTCTGGGAACCcctaccaggacttaggcagtTTAAGATTCTCCTCCGTGAATATAACCATAAAATCTCTAATTATCATGGCTTTAAGTCTTTTGAATGCTTCTATGTAGTCAAGATTTTGTTCAACTATccctgctccttttttttaacatttggTCATTGGTTTCGCTATATCTGCGTAATTTGGAATAAATTTACGATAATAACCGGTTAATCCAAGAAAAGCTTTGATCTCTTACATTCTTTGAAATTGGATACGAGTCTATGGCTTTCACATTAAGAGGGTTTTGTTTTGTCCCATTAGGGGTTACGATGTGACCCAGAGAACTAGCTTCAATTCTTAAAAATTCACATCAatctttttgaattttaaaatttttttttcggtaaGGGATGTTGAAATATGATGGATGTGGATGGTATTATATCATCCAGATACAGTAAATAGTGTTTGTTAATCAACGGTTGAAGGATATTATTCATGCACATTTGATAAGCAGCGTGTGCATTCCAAaggccaaatggcattcgaaGGTATTCGTAATAAACGccttttttggaaaaatttaGTTGTGGATATTAATTCTgggtccatttctatttgatgAAATCCCTTTGCCAGATTAATAgttgtaaaatattgaaattttcctAATTTACCAAGGATTTTGTCCATGTGTGGTATTGGATATCTGTCTTGAATAGTTGTTGATTATGTACATTTGAGCACTATGAAAGTTCATTTGCGACTGATGTCTTTTTGTCTTCTTACATTTCTATTTATACTACTGTACAGACTTACAGacttaaatatatgtatttataagaTGCTTGCATTGCAGTTCATACCAGAGTCGcaatttaacgacatatcGAACTAGGGTTGATTTTTAGCACCCTCCCTCAATGCGAGCATCCTACAATTGTTAGttcatttttaacaattttacaaAACCTTCATGTTCAATTATGAGCCGTTTTATAGCAATTGCCTCTTTACACGCCATTGACAATGCCATACTCTGCCTCGGTACTGATGAACGATACGCTGTTCTCTTTTTCCGATTTCCATAATATCGGACCACCAGCCATGTGCTCGCTATGCGGATCCTTGTTCCGCTGTGCCAATTTTGCACCGAGTGCAAAATATCGGGTCTAGTCGTCAATGCCAACCACATCAGCTATCCAATAACTGACAGATCTGACCGTCTCGTCAACCTTTATACATTGCCCATCACATGCCACTTGGTATCCTGTATCTAAAGGCGTTTCTGCAGGTCGACACTATATCCTTGTGGTTGTTGCATATAAATTAGAATAATACTGGTTATTTTAGTAAAGtgtctttatttgtttttaattattgtacGTTACAATTGGAGAACAAAATTTAAACTGAAACTTAGGGCAAGCTCCGTCGTGTTAACTCCTCCCCTACTAGTTTGAAACGCGTCTTCGGGTTTCTTCTTTCTCATTCTGCACTGGTACAATTTCCAGGTGCCCAGGAGGAGTAGGAATAGGGCGATGAGTGCAAGCCGCCATATGATCGTGAAGATAATCCTGTTCTAAGATCCCCGATATTTCGGAGATTCTTCATGGTTAGGTCATGTAGAAATTGGAGGCTCAGATGGTCCCTGAAAAGGGTGATGTTGACCACGGCTGACGTGGATACAGCAGGTTTCTTCTTCAGGATGCCCCGGTGGTTCACGTAACGGGTGCCATTTAGTGAGACGTAATCATCGTAAGTCGCGAGGAAAGTTCCCGCGATTATCTGTTTGTGTCTAGTGCTGTCCACTACATTCATGGTCGCGTTGTTTATTACTGCGATGCCCTCTCCGATTACTATCACGGGCGCCAGGTGAGCGGGGCGTGTGGCACAGTGTGCTACAGTTCCAGATACCAGTTTTTGCGCGCATGAAGTATTTTGTAGTCCTCTGAAGAAAGTGGTGCTCACAGTAGCAGCGCAGTCACGTACAGTGAAGGTCTTTGTAACGCAGTCGGCCACCGTATTAGCCTCTTCTAGATCTAATATTATGTTATTATGCTGGACAGGAAGGATATCTATTTTTACAGCTTAACAGAGATTTGGGGTATTTGATCAGAAAGTACAATAATTCAGAATTTTGAAAAGCTTTTATATGGGAGACCTCTAAAAGGTCGGTTATACTAGTATTGGTGAGTTGTTCATTTAATAATTCTTTAATGTCGATGCTGTCTAGTATAAGGGGgctgattaaatttattttagcaaGTGTAACAGTGAGGATTAAGTCCTCAAGGTTTGTAATTATCATTCTATTCTTTGCCAAAATAGTTGCATAAAAATGTTCGACCTCTGCATCTGGTTTCAAAATTGCATTGAGGGCCCTTGAAACGTCATTGAGTCTTGCTTGGAATTTAGTGTTGATCTCTATCTGCTTGTTTTTGGATTctataaactgattttgtttgaattttatttgttccCAGTCATCAAAATCTGGGGTTCCTGCGATTGCCTTAAGGGCACTACCTAAAGTTAGGTGCTTGTCGGTGATGAACGGTCAGGGAAGTTATTAAGGTGCCTATGTGCTGTACGTCCGTTTTCAGTACCTGTACCTGGGTATTTAGTCTTTTAATTTCCATGTCTCGTCGATCTAAGTTTCGAACGATGTCAAGCTCGTCGTGTGTCCCAAGTAAGTGTACGAGTCCCAGATTGTTACGTGTCCGTCAACTATAGGTATGTAGTCTTCGTGGGAGTAGTCGTTGATTCTTAATGTCGCTTCGGTCAAGGTCATGGTTGCTATTATTACACTGAAAAGatataaccaaaaaaaaaatgtaattagttGAAAATAGTTGTCATGATTTTTCAAATgccaaaagccaatttaagattgtccttatggaccaccctccctttaAAAAGAACCGTCGTACCTCGGTCTGCTTCCACTATACCCTCTGTGAACAGGGGTGATAGTTTATTTCCTAgtctcttatttttttaatcCAAACCCGATCGCCTACCAAATACGACTCATAGAccctttattttattcatttggtGTCTGTTtggtcatgcagccgccaaaactgtgcagtagactaatcacatattctttaatattataagccaaattagtcagtggtatcagttgcgatgcccatagtgcaaaccgctgttctcgcacgcatttatctgtacggcgctcattccttgtttgttgttgttagctaccaacgttaagcttgggcgctgcatttcggctgtctgccccgccaattgccaattcgtcgtgtttcggaaaagacttaGCTTAGGCCTTAGCTGCActaaacaattcgcaaaataaacagtgtcgtaatataaacaaactttcttcggttttctttatttttcgcaacagctattgaaaaagctcaatagctaaacattggtgaccccgacgcgattttattaaattgcatgcattaattaatgcacttatcccgtttataaataaatataaatacattaaatcgcaatcggttggacaagtgagtggtgatttcggtgatagtggctgtgtttaagcgagctagcattacatatatacatacattgctacatatatcgtgcattgaccccgcttgcattttcggcttttattttgtgctcatcttcccgctgaaccgaattaAAGGCGgtttgttgctatgcccgctgaaggtgaaaaaaacagggtgatCTTTTTcaagcgcaaagccaatgcgctgttcagcaggttgcagaggctacaaacgtcgctgtctgATGAGACActtagcggatacgacgaacctacttttacggtgaggctggagcagattgatgagctgcaaggtgccttcaatgttctgcatacagaactggaggaattggacttcgacgaaattggcagtgaaatgagcgagtctttcgatgaattcatcgttgaattcaaggctagtgtgcgcgcgaaaatagccaaacgcaatgtgcatttcgcgccgcactcaacgcttgcggaaggtgttgtgccccaccagtgtagttGTCCTCAAACGCtgccgcggccgaggccgatgccgttgccgcctgtgcagctgccaacgtttggcggaggctacgcaaactgggctgatttttactccgtgttcacgagcataatcgacagccacccggacctctccaacattgagaaatttcaacatctgcggtcatgtttgagggattcagcgctggaaactatccgatcattggagatttcaaacagcaattacgaagcggctttagagttgctttaaaaaaggtttgataatcggcgtctcgtttttcaggcgcacattaccgagattctgggtttAAAGGTAGTACGGAATGATTCAGTGGCATCGCTTCGGGAATTGTCGGACAAGTTTAACGCTCACATTCGTGcgttgaagggtttgggcaccactgagcaaatcgctggctgcatcatagtgcaagtgctgctgcaaaagctggatgcggcgagccaagctaagtgggaggagcgcttggaggatccggtcgttgccaaccttattccgtcgtgggaatcgatggctgcattcctggaacagcgatgtaggactttggaggccgtggattgcgccatggcaacctatgcgccaggcgttcaggtgggcagaaatcgttcgacgctagttgctaccacccaaaattctcttggttgcatgctttgccatagtgcagagcatgccatatattattgccagcaatttagagatttagcgccagtagatcgtctgcgcgaggcaaagagactagcactatgcctaaattgcctaaaggctggtcatcagctacggcaatgcagctcgagccgctgccgcacctgtggaatcaggcatcatacgctgctccatctggatggtcggccttcctcgcagccacgtgttccggtgtcttcaagctcccacactgagccttctgccccgctttcgaattcttctactctaattgcccaggagctcggtagtgaccttgtgctgctagcaactgcaaccgttctagtgcagaatcgatcgggactgttcgttccctgcagggccttgttagattctggctctcaactgcacttggtcacctctcggtttgcaaatcaattgcaacttaagaggtcgaggtcgtccggctcggtcactggaatcggggattccaatttcgcgactgatagattctcggtaggaattacgattcggtctgtcacttcggacGTCTCAGCGagcataacagcagttatcgctcccaatatcacggatcgccagccaagttcaaatgtggacattggggactggaagattccagaaaacctgcagctcgccgatccggaatttcataaagctcagcgtgttgacatgttaataggagctagcctgttttatgagctgctgtgcgtaggtcagataaagttgttgccaggactgcccctgcttcaaaaaactcgtctgggctgggttgtgtctggaggctgcgcgcgcccttgcggtagcgccttaatagcttcacgcgttccttcttcagccagcaaggaaaacatatttgtggaaaatagggttgctgccattcaggagctgacagatggCACGGCTTGGCGTTATGTTCCAACAGCTTTAAATCCGGCagacatcttatccagaggatccctgccgtctgagcctagcgaatcgtcactctgggcgcatggacccgcctatcttacggagcctgaaagagattggccaacagctgtttgtcctgacaaaacaattatttcgcattaccATGAAAGCGATCTTTCTGCCGAACCTCGAGCTCTTCTGGATGCAagtcgatcccaatattggcctattggggggaggaagacggttaccaaggcagtgaacaagctgtttctgcttccccttgaggactctgttggaagccaagcttccaatggggggaggatgtttGGTCATGCAGGCgctgtgcagtagactaatcacatattctttaatattattagccaaattagtcagtggtatcagttgcgatgcccatagtgcaaaccgctgttctcgcacgcatttatctgtacggcgctcattccttgtttgttgttgttagctacctacgttaagcttgggcgctgcatttcggctgcctgcacaccagttgccaattcttcgtgtttcggaaaagactaaacttacgcattcaattatcgctatcgtaaaagaataacaattcgcaaaataaaaactgtcgttataaaagcaaactttcttcggttttttattattcgcaacagctattgaaaaagctcaatagctaaacagtGTCTTTTGCTGTGCTGATGCAATTTTTTCTTTGATATGCACTGTACTACCTTTGGAGGCTGCGTGAATTACGTCTATGAGTCTCCCGTTTGTCACCGAATCAATTGACCTTTTGTACTTTATAGTTGCAAGGAGAATGTTTTCGACAGTGTCCTCTACTTGTGTTTCCAACTTATAAGAGTGTGCTATATCCCCAAGAGTGCCATGGAACCGCTCGACTTGTTCATTAGAGAGACTATGCAAATGTGGGGCTTTTGAAATCACGATGCCAAAGTTATTGCTGAGCATTGATTTAATGGTTTCTGAGTTCAAGGATTTCTCGCTGTCGCAGTAAAGTGCCTTTGTTTCGGGGAACATGGTCATAAGTTGCAAAAGTGGAGCTTTTATATCCACAATTGCGCAAAACCGTATAGTCTGTACTACTGCAAGCTTGGAGAACTTATCGATGCAGGCTAGAAAATATTTACCGGCAGTGGAGTAAACATCTATATGCAACATTTCTCCGGCAAACGACAATATCGGGGTTTTCCCTATTTCCTGCTTTCTTGGGTGCCGATCATGTTTGCTCGTATTACAAATTCTACAGTTTGTAAGTCCTCACATGCTTAGTGCGAGGTTTGGTTTTATCATTTATCTGTTAATTGCGCTGTTATGTTAATGTTACTGCATTGTATGGATTCATGCTCTGTGCGCGCGATTATGTTCGGCTGTCGCAATTTCCCTCTGTTCCGTTGGGTTTACAATGTCTGTTACCAAGTTCTTGCCATATCTAAAGGTGGTGGAAGGGAATGCCATAACCAGTCCGTGTTGGATGAAAGCCAGTATGGGTAGCTCGCAATGAATTGCGTTGACTACGTCAGCATTTACTGCATCTTTAATGCTTTTCAATAATGTGCTGCGATCAGAAAAATGTAGTGTGTGACGAGTTTTTGGCTTAAACAAAATAAGCGTCTTCTGTTGGGGAATAGTTCCTTCTTCCACAATAATTTGGTTCCGGAAACAATTCACCGGTTTGTCTGTGGCTTCAATGGTATACGTGAGGGATTCTTCGCTGTGGATAGTGGCGACATCTGAGTCTACTGAGTCCTCTAGTGCATTGACATTTTGGCGAGACAGAGCGTCTGCTACCAAATTCTCTTTTCCGGgtttataaattatgtttgcGTTGTGCTCATCAATGAAGGCTTTCTAACGCTTTATTTTGGCATTCGGGTTTTTGTCCGATACCGAAAAGGTTAATGGCTGGTGGTCTGTATGAATGTTATGATTCTTAACACCATACAGGTAATTTCTGAGGTTCTTAAGTGCCCAAACAATGGCGAGAAGCTCACGCTCATTCGTGGCGAAATTTACCTCGTTACCTCGCAGTGCTCGCGAGATCATTGTTATCGGGCGGCCGTCTTGAGACAGTACCGCTCCCAGTCCGTAGCCAGACGCGTCTGTTGTGAGGTCAAAATCCTTTTTGTAATTTGGGTAGGACAACATTACATCTTCGGAGGCCAGTATATTTTTAAGCCTATCGAAGGCGGGTAAGCGGGTGTAGGTCGCTTGGTTGTGACTTGTAATGCGGTAGAACGTCTGCGTGTAGTTCCCTGGCGCATGAGCTGTCCGTTGATAGTTGGCAAAAGGTAGCTCCCGGTGTTGGGGTGCAGTTTTTGATTGTATGGACTTCTGGTCCACACTTTGGTACCATGTTGTCGGTTATTCGCAGCATAACCCCATTGCAAGTGTCCGGGAAAATTGTGACCTTCTTAcaagataattttattttggggaATTTGATAATGAAGTGTATTATGTTAGAGGAttgttggtttatttttagccaaacTGATTTTAAGTCTGCATGGTCTAGGATATTTGGACTGAcaatattgtttttcgccAGTGTTACAGCCAACATTCAATTTTGTAACTCCATCATAGTATTATATTCCTACCCTGCAGTGTCTTATATATATGGCCGGTgtcaatttttgtatttttatgtgtttgtaAGATTTGATTTACAGTGGTTGTTAATtgtagtatagtatagtatagtattaattttgatttgcctATTGTTTGACTGTGTCAACTGCCCCCGCTACTACCTTTAGCATTGAGCCCAGAAAATCTAAACTCCTTGCGATTATGTGGTGGACTCTTAACGAATCCAGCGTGTGAGACTGTGGAAACATCTCGTTCATGCTGCTTGTTTCTTCTATTACGAGCATGTATTCCGAAAGATTTGCCGAGTGGGTCACGTACGCGAGTTTCTCCCACACCAGGATCTCTCCGTCTATGATGGGGATGTACCTTGCTTGTTAGTGGGATGGGGATGTACCTTGCTTGTTAGTGATGTGCCTTGACACCAATCACCGTGAGAGGAGGACGAAAATTCTGCGACtgtggaaatttattttttagttgctTTTTCTTGTTCGCTGAGGTTTATGCCATCACCAATTCATTTTATCCTAAAACCTAAAACATCATGCCTTTGGCAACGTACTTAATGTCTATTAAATGGAAGCTTTCCAAACGgctagtaataataaaaagcttaaaattaaGCGAGAGAGTCATTTTAAGTTGTCTTTGTGGACCACCCTTCCTTCAATGAGGACCGTGGTCCCCAGGTCTGCttgtatggtttttttttcccccccCCCTCACACAAGGGAGTGAGTTTATGCCAAGCTGCCATGCTGACGCCAAAATGGTTGTCTAGCATGGCCGTGATCGTGTGCGATTTTAACGATGGCTCGTTGTCGCAGTAAATCACCTTGGCCTTTGGGAAGAAATTCATGACCTGTAACATGGCCAATTTCAAATCCTCAATTGTTCTTGACGCCACATGCTGTACGAGGGCGAATTTCAAAAACTTGTCAATGCaagtgagaaaatattttttatccgtTGAGAAAATGTCTACGAGTAGCATTTCTCCTACATGAGAAGGAATCGGTGACTCGCCAATCTCTTGATTCTTCGGATGCCTATCATATTTCGTTTTCGCGCATGATTTGCAGTTTTGGACAATTTCATTGGccagtttggccatttttgggaAGTAGTACTCTGTGAGAACCTGTTTCACATTTTCTTGGGCTGACCGGTGGGCCCTGCTGTGTTCTGCTAATATGACTTCCCTCCTTTACTCGACCCGGAAAATGTCTGTAACACGGTTTTTGTGCCAGAATTTAGTAGTCGGGAATCTCTGCACTAGGGCGTCCGTCACCGGACACCGTTGCAAACGTGTGCAAATCGCAATGGAGGGCGTTTACGCCCATGGGACTATTGCATCCGCAAAGGTTGATCTTATTTTGAAAGAAAACGAAAGATCGTTTTAGTGAAAAGCGGGCCTCTTCTAAAAAACAGTTTAGGGGCTTATCCGTTGATTCTATGGTGTGGGTGAGGGAAATCTCACTGTGAATGGTCGCAACACATGATTCTGCGTCCTGTTCTTCTATGGCGTTAATTTGCTGCCTAGACAAGGCATCCGcaacaaaattttattttcccgGTTTATATGCTACCTTCGCACCCGTTTCCTCGATGCGACCCTTCcaccttttaattttcgcGTTAGGGTTAGAATCTGATACCGAGAATGACAATGGCTGATGgtaaataaagatatttttatcTTTCACCGCATATAAATAGTGTCGCAGTTTGACCAACGCCCAAACGATGgctaataattttcttttatatgtGGCATAGTTCATTTCCCTATTCTTTAATGTCCTCGAGATCATTGTAATAGGACGGTTCTTATGTGAAAGCACTGCTCCAATACCGTCGGCTGAATGGCTTCTTGTAATCCGGGTATCTAAGCATAACATCTTCGGATGCCAAAATGTTGCGCAGTTTTTCGAAAgaatttttttgcgcctcATTGAATTGTACTTGGATGTGTCGATATCTGGCAGCGGGTATTTGTCCGGAATAGTCCTTTCGTTTAGCTTACGAAAGTCTTTGACTAATCgtatattttgattgtcggcCTCATCGGTTCCTTTTTTATCAACCACCCATATTGGGTTGTTCTAAGGAGACCCCGACTTCTGAATTATACCATTTTTAAGCAGGTGTTGGATCTCGTTGGTGACGAAATCTGCTGCTCCCATGGGGTATGGATATAATTTTGCGTATATGGGCTCTTCGCTAGTCGTTCTAATCGTGGCCACTATGTGTTCAAATGTGTTATATGGCAGGGCCTCGTTGGGATCTGCGAAGGCGTTTTTTCGTCTTTTGAAATGCCTTCTTCACCAAAGGTGCACCATCTGCGCACTCCTCGTTAGTGACGTTGAAGTCAGTGCATTTATGGAATGAAATCTTCTCATCTTTTTAAGCGAGGTAAAGAGATGCGCCGCCCTGTTTTAACAGATCGGCCCCGATTAT
This window contains:
- the LOC120284377 gene encoding uncharacterized protein LOC120284377 — protein: MNVVDSTRHKQIIAGTFLATYDDYVSLNGTRYVNHRGILKKKPAVSTSAVVNITLFRDHLSLQFLHDLTMKNLRNIGDLRTGLSSRSYGGLHSSPYSYSSWAPGNCTSAE